One Polyangiaceae bacterium genomic window carries:
- a CDS encoding serine/threonine protein kinase encodes MVSLLLDKYEIVRVIGKGGMGMVYEAREVSSGRRVAVKWMHGQSFAEDDPNLLRFEQEARIAGTLDSPHVTAVFECAREPEKDVVFQVMELLEGEDLRSLLDRVGALEPTVALRIATQACAGLAAAHAAGVVHRDIKPENIFLSRNENGDVIVKLLDFGIAKIRQSKDGVPGMTAPLNSMTSSGEMLGTPLYMAPEQFDGAKHVDARADVYSMGVTLYAMLAGAPPYANLKSFMQILRAIMTQPPPPLSQEAPWVRPAVIGIVEKAMQSDRDARYAHGAELFGALEAVMAGASDIRAEMLVGMTEAEKASGAKGGQAGRSADTVTEKAMATAETVVDAKAPWWRRLLGR; translated from the coding sequence ATGGTCAGCCTGCTACTCGACAAATACGAGATTGTTCGAGTCATCGGCAAGGGTGGCATGGGGATGGTGTACGAGGCGCGCGAGGTGAGTTCGGGGCGTCGAGTTGCGGTCAAGTGGATGCATGGGCAATCGTTTGCCGAAGACGATCCGAATTTGCTCCGATTCGAGCAAGAAGCTCGCATTGCCGGGACGCTCGATTCGCCCCACGTGACGGCTGTCTTCGAATGCGCACGGGAGCCGGAAAAAGACGTCGTCTTTCAGGTGATGGAGCTGCTCGAGGGGGAGGACCTGCGTTCGCTGCTCGATCGCGTGGGCGCTCTGGAGCCGACGGTTGCGCTGCGTATTGCGACGCAGGCGTGTGCGGGGCTCGCGGCGGCGCATGCGGCGGGCGTGGTGCATCGGGACATCAAACCGGAGAACATTTTTCTTTCTCGCAATGAAAATGGTGACGTCATCGTCAAATTGCTCGATTTTGGCATAGCAAAAATTCGCCAATCGAAAGACGGTGTGCCGGGAATGACGGCGCCTTTGAATTCGATGACGTCGAGTGGGGAGATGCTGGGAACGCCGCTTTACATGGCGCCCGAGCAATTCGATGGTGCCAAGCACGTGGACGCTCGAGCCGACGTGTATTCAATGGGCGTGACGCTTTACGCGATGCTCGCAGGGGCGCCCCCGTATGCGAATCTGAAGTCGTTCATGCAGATATTGCGAGCCATCATGACGCAGCCGCCTCCACCGCTATCGCAAGAGGCTCCCTGGGTGCGTCCGGCGGTCATCGGAATCGTCGAAAAAGCAATGCAATCGGATCGGGATGCTCGATATGCCCATGGTGCGGAGCTCTTCGGGGCACTCGAGGCGGTCATGGCGGGCGCGTCGGACATTCGCGCGGAGATGCTCGTTGGTATGACCGAAGCTGAAAAGGCGAGCGGAGCCAAAGGTGGGCAGGCGGGGCGTTCGGCCGATACCGTGACGGAAAAAGCGATGGCGACGGCGGAAACGGTGGTGGATGCAAAAGCGCCGTGGTGGCGGCGGCTGCTCGGACGCTGA
- a CDS encoding sigma-54-dependent Fis family transcriptional regulator yields the protein MVEHKRLQEFIARLRDSKYLEDAASVILQEALGSANAALRASPFAKLGRVLRGMVHLRPADGYQRLVVVDESSPKAGQTASMHLPSASAWRWVVQRVRPVAIDVPIGRVCTFSDGTLEVVAEGGFSSSETVQRLTNRDATHMIAIPIRSMRGAIEGMATVEMGCPIAVGDEFITLPVCEDVQMLVDIAAPYLVGLPLRPVSTCPTDDLLPVVGPVMAPIVEMLRVFAQQEETLLIGGPTGAGKSRLAQWCHAQSGRRSGPFEVLDLITVPEDLQMAELCGWRKGAFTGAVRDAPGAIARAMGGTLFIDEIDKLSLKAQAGLLQLLESRKYRTLGDAGREQRADVRFIVGSNANLFELVRQGQFREDLYYRINVLPVKMPSLDERRDEIAEWAHFMTLRRHRESIPDGQVRIAAGVDRVLSERTWPGNLRQLDNVVRRAYALGLMNHPPGAHEIVLEERHFLRALSYESGGGKRSLVDCMQAAAVAFVEEAERLEERGGCLDLDHGEALRGFIVGTAVERTGSREHAFRMLGKGQQVQNRNHHKMLRREVERVDALCKAVGDEGKKLFTRLLDEDG from the coding sequence ATGGTGGAACACAAGCGACTGCAAGAGTTCATCGCGCGGCTTCGCGACTCGAAATACCTCGAAGATGCAGCGTCGGTCATCTTGCAGGAAGCGCTCGGGTCGGCGAACGCCGCGCTGAGAGCAAGCCCGTTTGCAAAACTTGGTCGAGTCTTGCGGGGAATGGTGCATTTGCGCCCGGCCGACGGATATCAGCGGCTCGTCGTCGTCGATGAATCTTCGCCCAAGGCGGGGCAAACCGCATCGATGCACTTGCCGAGCGCGAGTGCATGGCGCTGGGTCGTGCAGCGTGTTCGTCCCGTGGCCATCGATGTGCCGATTGGTCGCGTTTGCACGTTTTCGGACGGAACGCTCGAAGTCGTGGCGGAGGGCGGGTTTTCCAGCTCCGAAACCGTGCAGCGACTGACGAATCGCGACGCGACGCATATGATTGCCATTCCCATTCGATCGATGCGGGGAGCCATCGAAGGAATGGCGACCGTGGAGATGGGTTGTCCTATCGCCGTCGGAGACGAATTCATCACGTTGCCCGTGTGCGAGGACGTGCAAATGCTCGTCGACATTGCCGCGCCGTATTTGGTGGGTTTGCCGCTGCGGCCCGTGTCGACGTGTCCCACGGACGATCTTCTGCCCGTCGTGGGTCCGGTCATGGCGCCGATTGTCGAAATGTTACGCGTATTTGCACAGCAAGAGGAGACGCTGCTCATTGGTGGGCCCACGGGCGCGGGCAAATCGCGGCTCGCGCAATGGTGTCATGCGCAATCGGGACGGCGAAGCGGGCCGTTCGAAGTTCTCGACCTGATCACGGTGCCGGAAGACCTGCAAATGGCCGAGCTCTGCGGATGGCGCAAAGGGGCTTTCACGGGCGCCGTGCGCGATGCTCCGGGCGCGATCGCTCGCGCGATGGGCGGGACGCTTTTCATTGATGAAATCGACAAACTTTCGCTCAAAGCCCAAGCAGGGCTTTTGCAATTACTCGAATCCCGAAAATATCGAACGCTCGGGGATGCGGGACGCGAACAGCGTGCCGATGTGCGGTTCATCGTCGGCAGCAATGCCAATTTGTTCGAATTGGTACGGCAAGGGCAATTTCGCGAGGATCTTTATTATCGAATCAATGTGTTGCCCGTGAAAATGCCGTCACTCGACGAGCGGCGCGACGAAATTGCCGAATGGGCTCATTTCATGACGCTGAGGCGACATCGAGAATCCATTCCGGACGGGCAAGTGCGTATTGCGGCGGGCGTCGATCGCGTCCTCTCCGAGCGGACTTGGCCTGGAAATCTGCGGCAACTCGACAATGTCGTTCGGCGCGCCTATGCGCTCGGTCTGATGAATCATCCGCCGGGCGCGCATGAAATCGTCCTCGAGGAGCGGCATTTCCTTCGGGCGCTGAGTTACGAGTCGGGAGGCGGTAAACGATCGCTCGTCGATTGCATGCAAGCTGCGGCGGTGGCATTCGTCGAGGAAGCGGAGCGGCTCGAAGAACGGGGCGGGTGCCTCGATTTGGATCATGGCGAAGCTTTGCGCGGATTCATCGTGGGCACGGCGGTGGAACGCACGGGAAGCCGCGAACATGCTTTCCGAATGCTTGGCAAGGGACAACAAGTGCAAAATCGAAATCACCACAAGATGCTCCGCCGCGAAGTCGAGCGAGTCGATGCGCTTTGCAAAGCCGTGGGCGACGAGGGCAAAAAGCTGTTCACGAGGCTTTTGGACGAGGACGGTTAG